Proteins found in one Corynebacterium freneyi genomic segment:
- a CDS encoding ABC transporter ATP-binding protein translates to MHPPPLHADRLRVGYGNHEVLRDVSVTLPAGKLTVVVGPNGCGKSTLLKSCARLVPLRGGTVILDGRDIHRLPTKAVARKLGLLPQAPSAPDGLLVSDLVALGRHPHRSLTRPWDGDDERAVARALALTRMDGFADEEVDALSGGQRQRAWIAMALAQDTEVLLLDEPTTYLDLATCIEVLELIRDLHRDHGKTVGVVLHDLLLAARYADETVVMRDGAVVAAGRPGEVFTVDLLRDVFGLDAVLLEDPVSDRPLIVPLGRSR, encoded by the coding sequence GTGCATCCCCCACCCCTGCACGCCGACCGCCTTCGCGTCGGATACGGAAATCACGAGGTGCTCCGCGACGTCAGCGTCACGCTGCCGGCCGGGAAGCTGACCGTCGTCGTCGGCCCCAACGGATGCGGGAAATCCACGTTGCTCAAATCGTGCGCCAGGCTCGTCCCGCTCCGCGGCGGAACCGTGATCCTCGACGGCAGGGACATCCACCGGCTGCCGACCAAGGCGGTCGCCCGGAAACTGGGGCTGCTCCCGCAAGCGCCGTCCGCCCCCGACGGCCTGCTGGTCTCCGATCTCGTCGCGCTCGGCAGGCACCCCCACAGGTCCCTGACGCGGCCCTGGGACGGGGATGACGAACGGGCGGTGGCGCGGGCCCTGGCCCTGACCCGGATGGACGGCTTCGCAGACGAGGAGGTCGACGCCCTGTCGGGCGGGCAGCGCCAACGCGCCTGGATCGCCATGGCCCTGGCGCAGGACACCGAGGTGCTGTTGCTCGACGAGCCCACCACGTACCTCGATTTGGCCACCTGCATCGAGGTCCTGGAGCTCATCCGGGACTTGCACCGCGATCACGGGAAGACGGTCGGGGTGGTCCTCCACGATCTTCTTCTCGCCGCGCGCTACGCGGATGAAACCGTGGTCATGCGCGACGGCGCGGTCGTGGCCGCCGGGCGGCCCGGGGAGGTCTTCACCGTGGACCTGCTCCGGGACGTATTCGGCCTCGACGCGGTCCTGCTCGAGGACCCGGTGAGCGACCGCCCCCTGATCGTGCCCCTCGGCCGGAGCCGGTGA
- a CDS encoding AMP-binding protein, with protein MAESARADRLAALRRRRAAQVAGVGERGPGASESDARVILTRAQRRLWEAARTDPTGGAFTVGMSYRFRDSVPVGRLIAALDRVAAAHPALRSTLTTPGAGPSPEEAASAAAPRVIVHDRPPAPPRVVDESDHADAAAEAMEMRWDLHREAPVRFIVGVAGADAARLAIVAHHLWWDDACWAILARDVDAALRGEHVPPRSLAAPEPTRPAPSAGDGRGASACLPTGLVAKPGWGAAPAQSIETPIAPKTGRRVMERCRELGVRPAAVVLAALAEAMPSPEAGVTVAMPVLLRHGDPAEGAPITYRGNSVLIDVPPGWTGDDAVHSAAGHLADALDDAELDIADVLQRHRTTMPDVSLVFEETRAPGPCGSTGAPLRNGIIGEPLSVRANTAGGALEVSVDHQPGRVPPGVAHAFAGRLARAIRAFAEPDGPAEPDGPAAGTTTGDAAAVEGTDAGGSAESPVELIAEWFRDTPGACAVREGDRSWTYGELETEVRSLAGELARRNPRRAPIAYALGRGYRAITVLLACLRAGIPVTEISPRVPAARLAAMLVSADVHAVVHGDDCPDAVRRACGDRIGLWDFGDLADPAATVAAGASRAAVEPPTRGVPDVAPDGDDVACVVFTSGTTGLPKPVDVTHRGLARHAEWALRGRRRRGGIRLLHAAPPGFDASIGEVVMTLAAGGELLCAPAGTEFDARRMLDHVAAYGATFVHGVPAVVEQLVLEAESRPTDALGSVEWVLCGGDRFPGPLRNRMHGIMPRCSVANCYGPTETTLAATMGILAADPVNPVVHVGEPRPDLTAEILDEKLRPVPDGRIGELYLSGDGLARGYRGMAAETAARFVAAPGGRRRYRTGDLASRTPEGLVCHGRIDDQVKVRGVRFEPGDVEAALLAHPGVHAAAVTVRDGVVRGFAVTDGGHGNRPDLVAHAARLLPEAMVPAVVEALGHLPLNRNGKVDRDALARRPLSSRESGDGGARAASAATPGTPAPLDDGGPADRIAAMMAECLGADDVGVDDSFFALGGHSLMVLRLTHRLRELGLHVTMRDVIDNPTARALARLSGDGPTGSGAVARVGDDARYGAGDDAPDGPADHPLTPAQHRMWVIDRVTDDGYRIVVPMVLRGPRDDAALIGAVADVVAAHEGLRTTYPVVDGHPVQRIHPDGPTLAWTNLPAGEVPGHVAQMLARRWNVAEEIPVHFECVAVGAERAVLVVAVHHIAADHSSLETLFDHLAAAYEARLGNSRWSPGPIAQPRDIGARARRSRSGPGAAALGRWWAAELEGYVDLPEPTAAHPGASPRAGVVRAAIGGEAFASAARRAADEGITPFAGFLAEVARVLAAHTGRDDLIVGVPAAIPDAAAAESVALGVDLVPVRLNRADAGGADARRAAFVALADAIGHAELPFDDIVRAVGARRAATTRPLVRHLAQGRNQRRPRMTDRLEWAIAPTRPADAPYDTTWDLEIRDDGDAFIELVYDRRYVGDDVARSMHRDVLEAFTAAGSRSGEPGANVPCPTGS; from the coding sequence GTGGCGGAATCGGCGCGCGCCGACCGGTTGGCGGCGCTCCGGCGACGCCGGGCGGCGCAGGTGGCGGGGGTGGGCGAACGTGGCCCGGGCGCATCGGAATCCGATGCGCGGGTGATTCTCACCCGGGCTCAGCGCCGGCTGTGGGAGGCCGCCCGGACGGATCCCACCGGCGGGGCTTTCACGGTCGGGATGAGTTACCGGTTCCGGGATTCCGTCCCCGTCGGCAGGCTCATCGCGGCGCTGGACCGGGTGGCGGCGGCGCACCCCGCCCTACGTTCGACGCTGACGACCCCCGGTGCGGGACCATCGCCGGAAGAGGCCGCGTCGGCCGCGGCCCCGCGGGTCATCGTGCATGACCGGCCCCCGGCGCCGCCGCGCGTCGTCGACGAGTCGGACCACGCCGACGCGGCCGCCGAAGCAATGGAAATGCGGTGGGACCTGCACCGCGAGGCCCCGGTGCGGTTCATCGTCGGTGTCGCCGGCGCGGACGCCGCCCGGTTGGCGATCGTCGCCCACCATCTGTGGTGGGACGACGCGTGCTGGGCGATACTCGCCCGCGACGTCGACGCCGCCCTGCGCGGGGAACACGTGCCGCCGAGGTCCCTCGCCGCGCCGGAACCGACGCGCCCGGCGCCATCTGCCGGGGACGGGCGGGGAGCCTCGGCATGCCTGCCCACCGGGCTCGTCGCGAAACCCGGATGGGGGGCAGCGCCGGCGCAATCCATCGAAACGCCGATTGCCCCGAAAACCGGTCGCCGAGTCATGGAGCGGTGCCGCGAACTCGGGGTGCGCCCGGCGGCCGTGGTGTTGGCGGCGCTCGCGGAGGCGATGCCCTCGCCGGAAGCCGGCGTCACCGTGGCGATGCCCGTCCTGCTGCGCCACGGCGACCCGGCCGAGGGCGCCCCGATCACGTACCGGGGAAACAGCGTGCTCATCGACGTGCCGCCGGGATGGACCGGCGATGACGCGGTGCACTCCGCCGCCGGCCACCTGGCGGACGCCCTCGACGACGCCGAACTGGACATCGCCGACGTCCTGCAACGGCATCGCACGACGATGCCGGACGTCAGCCTCGTATTCGAGGAAACTCGGGCGCCCGGGCCGTGCGGCTCGACCGGTGCGCCCCTGCGCAACGGGATCATCGGCGAGCCCCTCTCGGTGCGGGCGAACACCGCGGGCGGAGCGCTGGAAGTGTCGGTCGACCATCAACCCGGGCGGGTGCCGCCCGGGGTGGCGCACGCATTCGCCGGTCGCCTGGCCCGGGCAATCCGCGCCTTCGCGGAGCCGGACGGGCCCGCGGAGCCGGACGGGCCCGCGGCGGGCACCACCACCGGCGACGCTGCGGCGGTGGAGGGGACGGACGCGGGAGGATCCGCCGAGTCCCCGGTCGAACTCATCGCCGAGTGGTTCCGCGACACCCCGGGCGCATGCGCGGTGCGCGAGGGCGACCGCTCCTGGACCTACGGTGAACTGGAGACCGAGGTGAGGTCGCTCGCCGGCGAATTGGCCCGGCGGAACCCGCGGCGGGCCCCGATCGCCTATGCCCTGGGCCGGGGGTACCGGGCGATCACGGTTCTCCTGGCCTGCCTGAGGGCGGGTATCCCGGTGACCGAAATCAGCCCCAGGGTGCCGGCCGCCCGCCTCGCCGCCATGCTGGTCTCCGCCGACGTGCACGCGGTCGTGCACGGCGACGACTGCCCGGACGCCGTAAGGCGGGCATGCGGCGACAGGATCGGGTTGTGGGACTTCGGGGACCTCGCCGACCCCGCCGCGACCGTCGCCGCCGGCGCGTCCCGCGCGGCGGTGGAACCGCCGACGCGCGGGGTCCCGGACGTCGCGCCGGACGGCGACGACGTCGCCTGCGTCGTCTTCACCTCCGGGACGACGGGGCTGCCCAAACCCGTCGACGTCACCCACCGGGGCCTGGCCCGCCACGCCGAATGGGCGCTGCGCGGACGGCGCCGCCGCGGCGGCATCCGTCTCCTGCACGCGGCCCCGCCGGGCTTCGACGCATCCATAGGGGAAGTGGTCATGACGTTGGCCGCCGGCGGGGAACTCCTCTGCGCCCCCGCCGGGACGGAATTCGATGCCCGGCGCATGCTCGATCATGTCGCGGCGTACGGGGCGACGTTCGTCCACGGGGTCCCCGCCGTCGTCGAGCAGCTCGTCCTTGAGGCGGAGTCCCGGCCGACGGACGCGTTGGGATCGGTCGAATGGGTGCTCTGCGGCGGCGACCGGTTCCCCGGCCCGCTGCGGAACCGGATGCACGGGATCATGCCGCGGTGCTCGGTCGCGAACTGCTACGGGCCGACGGAGACGACGCTCGCCGCGACGATGGGGATCCTCGCCGCCGACCCCGTGAATCCGGTGGTGCACGTCGGCGAACCCCGCCCGGATCTGACCGCGGAAATCCTCGACGAGAAGCTGCGCCCGGTGCCCGACGGGCGAATCGGGGAGCTGTACTTGTCCGGCGACGGATTGGCGCGCGGGTACCGGGGCATGGCGGCGGAAACGGCGGCGCGGTTCGTGGCGGCCCCCGGCGGGCGGCGCCGCTACCGGACCGGGGACCTGGCGTCCCGGACGCCGGAGGGGCTGGTGTGCCACGGACGGATCGACGATCAGGTGAAAGTCCGCGGCGTACGGTTCGAACCGGGCGACGTGGAGGCCGCGCTGCTCGCCCATCCCGGAGTCCATGCCGCGGCGGTGACCGTCCGGGACGGGGTCGTCAGGGGTTTCGCGGTCACCGACGGCGGGCACGGCAACCGTCCCGACCTGGTGGCCCACGCCGCCCGGCTGCTGCCGGAGGCGATGGTCCCGGCGGTCGTCGAGGCGCTTGGGCACCTGCCCCTCAACCGCAACGGCAAAGTCGACCGGGATGCGCTGGCGCGGCGGCCCCTGTCGTCGCGGGAATCCGGGGACGGCGGGGCCCGCGCTGCGTCGGCGGCTACGCCCGGAACCCCGGCCCCGCTCGACGACGGTGGTCCGGCGGATCGGATCGCGGCCATGATGGCCGAGTGCCTCGGGGCCGACGACGTGGGCGTCGACGATTCCTTCTTCGCCCTCGGCGGGCACTCGCTGATGGTCCTCCGGCTGACCCACCGGCTCCGGGAACTCGGGCTGCACGTGACCATGCGGGACGTCATCGACAACCCGACGGCCCGGGCGTTGGCTCGGCTCTCGGGCGACGGCCCCACGGGATCGGGCGCGGTGGCCCGCGTCGGGGACGACGCCCGGTACGGTGCCGGAGACGACGCCCCGGACGGCCCCGCCGACCACCCGCTGACCCCGGCGCAGCATCGCATGTGGGTGATCGACCGGGTCACGGACGACGGATACCGGATCGTGGTGCCGATGGTGCTTCGGGGACCACGCGACGATGCCGCGCTGATCGGCGCCGTCGCCGACGTCGTCGCGGCCCATGAGGGGCTGCGCACCACCTACCCCGTCGTCGACGGACACCCCGTGCAACGAATCCACCCGGACGGGCCGACGCTGGCGTGGACGAACCTCCCCGCCGGGGAAGTGCCGGGCCACGTGGCGCAGATGCTGGCCAGGCGCTGGAACGTGGCGGAGGAGATTCCGGTGCATTTCGAATGCGTGGCCGTGGGCGCGGAACGGGCGGTGCTCGTCGTCGCGGTCCACCACATCGCCGCGGACCACTCGTCCCTGGAAACCCTCTTCGACCACCTTGCGGCGGCGTACGAGGCGCGTTTGGGGAACAGCCGCTGGTCGCCCGGCCCGATTGCGCAGCCCCGGGACATCGGGGCCCGCGCCCGCCGGAGCCGATCGGGTCCCGGGGCGGCGGCGCTGGGGCGGTGGTGGGCGGCGGAGCTCGAAGGCTACGTCGATCTGCCCGAACCGACCGCCGCGCACCCCGGCGCCTCGCCTCGTGCGGGCGTCGTCCGGGCGGCCATCGGCGGGGAGGCGTTCGCCTCCGCCGCCCGCCGCGCCGCCGACGAGGGAATCACGCCCTTCGCGGGCTTCCTCGCCGAGGTGGCGCGCGTCCTGGCCGCCCACACGGGCCGCGACGATCTGATCGTCGGGGTGCCCGCCGCGATCCCGGACGCCGCCGCAGCCGAATCGGTGGCCCTCGGCGTCGATTTGGTGCCCGTGCGGCTGAACCGCGCTGACGCCGGCGGCGCCGACGCCCGCAGGGCCGCGTTCGTCGCGCTGGCCGACGCAATCGGGCACGCCGAGTTGCCGTTCGACGACATCGTCCGCGCGGTCGGGGCGCGGCGCGCCGCCACCACGCGGCCGCTCGTCCGCCACCTGGCCCAGGGGCGCAATCAGCGCCGGCCGCGGATGACGGACCGCCTCGAGTGGGCCATCGCACCGACCCGGCCCGCCGACGCGCCGTACGACACCACCTGGGACTTGGAGATCCGCGACGACGGGGACGCGTTCATCGAGCTCGTCTACGACCGCCGGTACGTCGGCGACGACGTCGCGCGGTCCATGCACCGGGATGTGCTCGAGGCGTTCACGGCGGCCGGATCCCGGTCGGGCGAACCCGGGGCGAACGTGCCGTGCCCGACCGGATCGTGA
- a CDS encoding phosphopantetheine-binding protein — MTTDGTTMTGDDGNATAGGRAADERRPPAVVEESLRRCAGVRDAYAAYVPTHGGDVVVAWAATDDGDAARAAHDRIAGPGELEPRHIPAVIVPVAAIPRDGAGAVVAGDLPEPAGTPTGTIDPPAGDAETRVAEAAGAATGVRFIGRNDNLFALGLDSVRAISMAAALGRDGIAVTPRRILEDPTVAGIAACAGEPERAATPASDTAVSGLDEDQLAALLADDRDAGDPSESPR, encoded by the coding sequence TTGACCACCGACGGGACGACGATGACCGGCGACGACGGAAACGCGACCGCGGGCGGACGCGCCGCGGACGAGCGGCGGCCGCCGGCCGTCGTGGAAGAGAGCTTGCGCCGCTGCGCCGGGGTGCGCGACGCGTACGCCGCGTACGTGCCGACGCACGGGGGCGACGTCGTCGTCGCCTGGGCCGCCACGGACGACGGCGATGCCGCGCGAGCGGCGCACGACCGGATCGCGGGCCCGGGCGAACTGGAGCCGCGCCACATTCCCGCGGTGATCGTCCCCGTGGCGGCGATCCCCCGGGACGGGGCCGGCGCCGTGGTGGCCGGGGATTTGCCGGAACCCGCCGGCACGCCTACCGGGACCATCGATCCGCCGGCCGGCGACGCGGAAACCCGGGTCGCCGAGGCCGCGGGGGCCGCCACCGGCGTGCGATTCATCGGGCGGAACGACAACCTTTTCGCGTTGGGGCTCGACAGCGTGCGGGCCATCTCCATGGCCGCTGCACTGGGCCGAGACGGGATCGCGGTGACCCCGCGCCGGATCCTGGAGGATCCCACGGTCGCCGGAATCGCCGCCTGCGCGGGGGAACCGGAACGTGCGGCGACGCCGGCATCGGACACCGCGGTATCCGGTCTGGACGAGGACCAGCTGGCCGCGCTGTTGGCGGACGACCGGGACGCCGGGGATCCGTCGGAAAGCCCCCGATGA